In Erigeron canadensis isolate Cc75 chromosome 1, C_canadensis_v1, whole genome shotgun sequence, a single window of DNA contains:
- the LOC122596733 gene encoding pyruvate dehydrogenase (acetyl-transferring) kinase, mitochondrial: MAAKKLYDSFPKRLIDEVHKWGSMKQTGVSLRYMLEFGSRFTDRNLILAAQFLHKELPIRIARRAIELESLPYGLSEKPAILKVRDWYLDSFRDLRTFPDIKDKNDEQDFTKMINLIKVRHNNVVPTMALGVQQLKKDLDPKLDYKDLDDIHQFLDRFYMSRIGIRMLIGQHVAMHDPNPPPDQVGYIHTKMSPLVVARNASEDARSLCLREYGSAPEVNVYGDPDFTFPYVPNHLHLMVFELVKNSLRAVEERFMDSDKIAPPIRIIVADGLEDVTIKVSDEGGGIARSGLPKIFTYLYSTAKNPIVERADLGTADIATMAGYGFGLPISRLYARYFGGDLQIISMEGYGTDAYLHLSRLGDSQEPLP; encoded by the exons atgGCTGCCAAGAAACTATATGATTCATTCCCAAAAAGGCTGATAGATGAGGTGCATAAATGGGGTTCAATGAAACAAACAGGTGTTAGTTTGCGTTATATGTTGGAATTTGGTTCAAGATTTACTGACAGAAATCTTATTTTAGCTGCTCAATTTCTTCATAAAGAATTACCCATTAGAATTGCTAGGCGTGCCATTGAACTTGAGTCACTTCCTTATGGTTTGTCTGAAAAACCAGCTATTCTCAAA GTGCGAGATTGGTACCTAGACTCGTTTCGTGACCTTAGAACCTTTCCAGATATCAAGGACAAGAATGACGAGCAAGACTTCacaaaaatgattaatctaATCAAGGTCAGACACAATAATGTTGTCCCTACCATGGCTTTAGGAGTGCAACAGTTGAAGAAAGATCTTGACCCAAAACTTGATTACAAAGACTTGGATGATATACACCAGTTTTTAGATCGTTTTTATATGTCAAGAATTGGGATTCGTATGCTAATTG GGCAGCATGTGGCGATGCATGATCCAAATCCCCCACCAGATCAAGTTGGTTATATACACACAAAGATGTCCCCGTTAGTGGTGGCAAGAAATGCTAGTGAGGATGCACGCTCTCTATGTTTACGTGAGTATGGCAGTGCACCAGAAGTAAATGTCTATGGTGATCCTGATTTTACATTTCC TTATGTCCCTAATCACCTGCATCTGATGGTCTTCGAGTTAGTTAAAAATTCATTACGTGCTGTTGAGGAGCGGTTTATGGACTCAGACAAAATTGCACCTCCTATACGAATAATAGTTGCAGACGGGCTGGAAGATGTCACAATCAAG GTTTCTGATGAGGGGGGTGGAATTGCAAGAAGTGGTCTCCCTAAAATTTTTACATATCTCTACAGTACTGCTAAAAATCCAATTGTTGAGCGTGCGGATCTTGGAACTGCTGATATAGCAACAATGGCAGGGTATGGTTTTGGGCTCCCTATAAGCCGATTGTATGCTCGGTATTTTGGAGGGGATCTGCAGATCATCTCCATGGAAGGCTATG GAACGGATGCATATCTTCATCTGTCTCGTTTAGGAGATTCACAAGAACCATTGCCATGA
- the LOC122596710 gene encoding pentatricopeptide repeat-containing protein At5g66520-like isoform X3, with protein MGRVIKFCAISRNGDLSYALKVFDKMPHPDTFIYNTIFRGYVQFQLAKECIDLYLQMLQSCVSPNKFSFPPVIRACTFDNAIHEGKQVHAQILKFGYSSDGFSQNNLIYMYVSFKSLDEARKVFDKMPHPDVVSWTTLISGYSQLGYIDDARKVFDLMPEKNPATCNAMIAAYVQSNHFHEAFMLFDEMRSNHIKLDKFVAASMLSACTGLGALKQGEWIHDNIKKSGIEIDPKLATTIIDMYCKCGSLEKAFETFNGLPSKGVSSWNSMIGGFAMHGKGEAAIDLFKKMENESVPPDYITFVNLLSACAHSGLVKEGQYYFLYMVKVHGISPGMEHYGCMVDLLGRAGMLDEAMKLIKDMPMNPDVGVMGALLGACKIHGNIELGEKIGKKVIELEPHNSGRYILLANIYAAAAKWEEVANVRKLMNDRGVKKAPGFSLIEMGGSVNEFIAGGRDHPESKDIYAKVNQMLESIKFIGYKPDSDSLLQEITEEEMENPLFYHSEKLAIAFGLLKAKPGEILRITKNLRVCKDCHEASKLISKFFRQEIIVRDRSRFHHFKEGVCSCNDYW; from the coding sequence ATGGGCCGGGTTATCAAGTTCTGTGCAATCTCAAGAAATGGTGATTTGAGTTATGCATTGAAGGTATTTGACAAAATGCCTCATCCGGACACCTTTATTTATAATACAATATTTAGGGGTTATGTGCAGTTTCAGCTCGCCAAAGAGTGCATAGATTTGTATTTACAAATGCTGCAAAGTTGTGTTTCGCCTAACAAGTTTAGTTTCCCTCCGGTCATAAGAGCTTGTACTTTTGACAATGCTATTCATGAAGGCAAGCAAGTACATGCTCAGATTTTGAAATTTGGTTATAGTTCAGATGggttttctcaaaacaatttgATTTATATGTATGTGAGCTTTAAGAGTTTAGATGAAGCAAGAAAGGTCTTTGACAAGATGCCACACCCAGATGTTGTCTCGTGGACAACGTTAATTAGTGGTTATTCTCAGTTGGGATACATTGATGATGCTCGTAAAGTTTTTGATTTGATGCCAGAGAAAAACCCTGCTACCTGCAATGCAATGATAGCAGCGTATGTCCAAAGCAACCATTTCCATGAAGCGTttatgttgtttgatgaaatgcgaTCCAATCATATCAAATTAGACAAATTTGTGGCGGCTAGTATGTTATCAGCTTGTACAGGGCTAGGAGCATTGAAACAAGGGGAGTGGATACATGATAATATCAAGAAAAGTGGAATAGAAATCGACCCAAAACTTGCAACAACAATCATTGATATGTACTGCAAATGCGGTTCTCTTGAAAAGGCATTTGAAACATTCAATGGGTTACCGAGCAAAGGAGTTTCCTCATGGAATAGTATGATTGGGGGATTTGCAATGCACGGAAAAGGTGAGGCAGCCATTGATCTTttcaagaaaatggaaaatgagtCGGTACCTCCAGACTACATTACATTTGTCAACTTGCTAAGTGCATGTGCTCATTCAGGGTTAGTCAAAGAAGGTCAATACTATTTCCTATACATGGTCAAGGTTCATGGTATTTCGCCAGGAATGGAGCATTATGGATGCATGGTTGACTTACTTGGGCGGGCAGGAATGTTAGACGAAGCAATGAAGCTAATAAAAGATATGCCCATGAATCCGGATGTGGGTGTGATGGGTGCACTTCTCGGAGCATGTAAAATACATGGAAACATCGAGTTGGGAGAAAAAATAGGGAAAAAGGTCATTGAACTAGAACCTCATAATAGCGGGCGATATATATTACTAGCAAATATATATGCAGCCGCTGCTAAATGGGAAGAAGTAGCCAATGTTAGGAAGTTGATGAATGACCGGGGAGTGAAAAAAGCACCGGGCTTTTCACTAATTGAAATGGGAGGCAGTGTTAACGAGTTCATTGCAGGTGGGAGAGATCATCCAGAATCCAAAGACATATATGCAAAGGTTAACCAAATGTTGGAGAGTATCAAATTTATCGGTTATAAGCCAGATTCCGACAGTTTGTTGCAAGAAATTACCGAAGAGGAGATGGAAAACCCGTTGTTTTACCACAGTGAGAAACTAGCAATTGCATTTGGTTTGTTAAAAGCAAAACCAGGTGAAATTCTAAGAATCACCAAGAATTTGCGGGTGTGTAAAGACTGTCACGAGGCGAGTAAACTGATTTCAAAATTCTTCAGACAGGAAATTATCGTGAGAGACAGAAGTCGAtttcatcattttaaagaaggggTTTGTTCTTGTAACGATTACTGGTGA
- the LOC122596710 gene encoding pentatricopeptide repeat-containing protein At5g66520-like isoform X1: MPITGLCISCEPSKLPLFPYGAAGSNNKSPKFRDPKSNKRFEIPNPKLDPQHSKTGLHLLKLQQGLESCSNIDELRQYHSQIIRLGLSEDNDAMGRVIKFCAISRNGDLSYALKVFDKMPHPDTFIYNTIFRGYVQFQLAKECIDLYLQMLQSCVSPNKFSFPPVIRACTFDNAIHEGKQVHAQILKFGYSSDGFSQNNLIYMYVSFKSLDEARKVFDKMPHPDVVSWTTLISGYSQLGYIDDARKVFDLMPEKNPATCNAMIAAYVQSNHFHEAFMLFDEMRSNHIKLDKFVAASMLSACTGLGALKQGEWIHDNIKKSGIEIDPKLATTIIDMYCKCGSLEKAFETFNGLPSKGVSSWNSMIGGFAMHGKGEAAIDLFKKMENESVPPDYITFVNLLSACAHSGLVKEGQYYFLYMVKVHGISPGMEHYGCMVDLLGRAGMLDEAMKLIKDMPMNPDVGVMGALLGACKIHGNIELGEKIGKKVIELEPHNSGRYILLANIYAAAAKWEEVANVRKLMNDRGVKKAPGFSLIEMGGSVNEFIAGGRDHPESKDIYAKVNQMLESIKFIGYKPDSDSLLQEITEEEMENPLFYHSEKLAIAFGLLKAKPGEILRITKNLRVCKDCHEASKLISKFFRQEIIVRDRSRFHHFKEGVCSCNDYW; encoded by the exons ATGCCAATTACTGGGTTGTGTATCTCTTGTGAACCATCTAAGCTACCTTTATTTCCATATGGTGCTGCTGGTTCCAACAACAAGTCTCCGAAATTTCGAGACCCCAAAAGCAACAAAAG GTTTGAAATACCAAACCCAAAACTAGATCCCCAACATTCAAAAACAGGTCTTCATCTACTTAAG CTCCAACAAGGCCTAGAGTCATGCTCAAATATAGATGAACTGAGGCAATATCATTCCCAGATTATAAGACTTGGCCTTTCGGAAGATAATGATGCCATGGGCCGGGTTATCAAGTTCTGTGCAATCTCAAGAAATGGTGATTTGAGTTATGCATTGAAGGTATTTGACAAAATGCCTCATCCGGACACCTTTATTTATAATACAATATTTAGGGGTTATGTGCAGTTTCAGCTCGCCAAAGAGTGCATAGATTTGTATTTACAAATGCTGCAAAGTTGTGTTTCGCCTAACAAGTTTAGTTTCCCTCCGGTCATAAGAGCTTGTACTTTTGACAATGCTATTCATGAAGGCAAGCAAGTACATGCTCAGATTTTGAAATTTGGTTATAGTTCAGATGggttttctcaaaacaatttgATTTATATGTATGTGAGCTTTAAGAGTTTAGATGAAGCAAGAAAGGTCTTTGACAAGATGCCACACCCAGATGTTGTCTCGTGGACAACGTTAATTAGTGGTTATTCTCAGTTGGGATACATTGATGATGCTCGTAAAGTTTTTGATTTGATGCCAGAGAAAAACCCTGCTACCTGCAATGCAATGATAGCAGCGTATGTCCAAAGCAACCATTTCCATGAAGCGTttatgttgtttgatgaaatgcgaTCCAATCATATCAAATTAGACAAATTTGTGGCGGCTAGTATGTTATCAGCTTGTACAGGGCTAGGAGCATTGAAACAAGGGGAGTGGATACATGATAATATCAAGAAAAGTGGAATAGAAATCGACCCAAAACTTGCAACAACAATCATTGATATGTACTGCAAATGCGGTTCTCTTGAAAAGGCATTTGAAACATTCAATGGGTTACCGAGCAAAGGAGTTTCCTCATGGAATAGTATGATTGGGGGATTTGCAATGCACGGAAAAGGTGAGGCAGCCATTGATCTTttcaagaaaatggaaaatgagtCGGTACCTCCAGACTACATTACATTTGTCAACTTGCTAAGTGCATGTGCTCATTCAGGGTTAGTCAAAGAAGGTCAATACTATTTCCTATACATGGTCAAGGTTCATGGTATTTCGCCAGGAATGGAGCATTATGGATGCATGGTTGACTTACTTGGGCGGGCAGGAATGTTAGACGAAGCAATGAAGCTAATAAAAGATATGCCCATGAATCCGGATGTGGGTGTGATGGGTGCACTTCTCGGAGCATGTAAAATACATGGAAACATCGAGTTGGGAGAAAAAATAGGGAAAAAGGTCATTGAACTAGAACCTCATAATAGCGGGCGATATATATTACTAGCAAATATATATGCAGCCGCTGCTAAATGGGAAGAAGTAGCCAATGTTAGGAAGTTGATGAATGACCGGGGAGTGAAAAAAGCACCGGGCTTTTCACTAATTGAAATGGGAGGCAGTGTTAACGAGTTCATTGCAGGTGGGAGAGATCATCCAGAATCCAAAGACATATATGCAAAGGTTAACCAAATGTTGGAGAGTATCAAATTTATCGGTTATAAGCCAGATTCCGACAGTTTGTTGCAAGAAATTACCGAAGAGGAGATGGAAAACCCGTTGTTTTACCACAGTGAGAAACTAGCAATTGCATTTGGTTTGTTAAAAGCAAAACCAGGTGAAATTCTAAGAATCACCAAGAATTTGCGGGTGTGTAAAGACTGTCACGAGGCGAGTAAACTGATTTCAAAATTCTTCAGACAGGAAATTATCGTGAGAGACAGAAGTCGAtttcatcattttaaagaaggggTTTGTTCTTGTAACGATTACTGGTGA
- the LOC122596710 gene encoding pentatricopeptide repeat-containing protein At5g66520-like isoform X2, with product MPITGLCISCEPSKLPLFPYGAAGSNNKSPKFRDPKSNKRFEIPNPKLDPQHSKTVQLQQGLESCSNIDELRQYHSQIIRLGLSEDNDAMGRVIKFCAISRNGDLSYALKVFDKMPHPDTFIYNTIFRGYVQFQLAKECIDLYLQMLQSCVSPNKFSFPPVIRACTFDNAIHEGKQVHAQILKFGYSSDGFSQNNLIYMYVSFKSLDEARKVFDKMPHPDVVSWTTLISGYSQLGYIDDARKVFDLMPEKNPATCNAMIAAYVQSNHFHEAFMLFDEMRSNHIKLDKFVAASMLSACTGLGALKQGEWIHDNIKKSGIEIDPKLATTIIDMYCKCGSLEKAFETFNGLPSKGVSSWNSMIGGFAMHGKGEAAIDLFKKMENESVPPDYITFVNLLSACAHSGLVKEGQYYFLYMVKVHGISPGMEHYGCMVDLLGRAGMLDEAMKLIKDMPMNPDVGVMGALLGACKIHGNIELGEKIGKKVIELEPHNSGRYILLANIYAAAAKWEEVANVRKLMNDRGVKKAPGFSLIEMGGSVNEFIAGGRDHPESKDIYAKVNQMLESIKFIGYKPDSDSLLQEITEEEMENPLFYHSEKLAIAFGLLKAKPGEILRITKNLRVCKDCHEASKLISKFFRQEIIVRDRSRFHHFKEGVCSCNDYW from the exons ATGCCAATTACTGGGTTGTGTATCTCTTGTGAACCATCTAAGCTACCTTTATTTCCATATGGTGCTGCTGGTTCCAACAACAAGTCTCCGAAATTTCGAGACCCCAAAAGCAACAAAAG GTTTGAAATACCAAACCCAAAACTAGATCCCCAACATTCAAAAACAG TCCAGCTCCAACAAGGCCTAGAGTCATGCTCAAATATAGATGAACTGAGGCAATATCATTCCCAGATTATAAGACTTGGCCTTTCGGAAGATAATGATGCCATGGGCCGGGTTATCAAGTTCTGTGCAATCTCAAGAAATGGTGATTTGAGTTATGCATTGAAGGTATTTGACAAAATGCCTCATCCGGACACCTTTATTTATAATACAATATTTAGGGGTTATGTGCAGTTTCAGCTCGCCAAAGAGTGCATAGATTTGTATTTACAAATGCTGCAAAGTTGTGTTTCGCCTAACAAGTTTAGTTTCCCTCCGGTCATAAGAGCTTGTACTTTTGACAATGCTATTCATGAAGGCAAGCAAGTACATGCTCAGATTTTGAAATTTGGTTATAGTTCAGATGggttttctcaaaacaatttgATTTATATGTATGTGAGCTTTAAGAGTTTAGATGAAGCAAGAAAGGTCTTTGACAAGATGCCACACCCAGATGTTGTCTCGTGGACAACGTTAATTAGTGGTTATTCTCAGTTGGGATACATTGATGATGCTCGTAAAGTTTTTGATTTGATGCCAGAGAAAAACCCTGCTACCTGCAATGCAATGATAGCAGCGTATGTCCAAAGCAACCATTTCCATGAAGCGTttatgttgtttgatgaaatgcgaTCCAATCATATCAAATTAGACAAATTTGTGGCGGCTAGTATGTTATCAGCTTGTACAGGGCTAGGAGCATTGAAACAAGGGGAGTGGATACATGATAATATCAAGAAAAGTGGAATAGAAATCGACCCAAAACTTGCAACAACAATCATTGATATGTACTGCAAATGCGGTTCTCTTGAAAAGGCATTTGAAACATTCAATGGGTTACCGAGCAAAGGAGTTTCCTCATGGAATAGTATGATTGGGGGATTTGCAATGCACGGAAAAGGTGAGGCAGCCATTGATCTTttcaagaaaatggaaaatgagtCGGTACCTCCAGACTACATTACATTTGTCAACTTGCTAAGTGCATGTGCTCATTCAGGGTTAGTCAAAGAAGGTCAATACTATTTCCTATACATGGTCAAGGTTCATGGTATTTCGCCAGGAATGGAGCATTATGGATGCATGGTTGACTTACTTGGGCGGGCAGGAATGTTAGACGAAGCAATGAAGCTAATAAAAGATATGCCCATGAATCCGGATGTGGGTGTGATGGGTGCACTTCTCGGAGCATGTAAAATACATGGAAACATCGAGTTGGGAGAAAAAATAGGGAAAAAGGTCATTGAACTAGAACCTCATAATAGCGGGCGATATATATTACTAGCAAATATATATGCAGCCGCTGCTAAATGGGAAGAAGTAGCCAATGTTAGGAAGTTGATGAATGACCGGGGAGTGAAAAAAGCACCGGGCTTTTCACTAATTGAAATGGGAGGCAGTGTTAACGAGTTCATTGCAGGTGGGAGAGATCATCCAGAATCCAAAGACATATATGCAAAGGTTAACCAAATGTTGGAGAGTATCAAATTTATCGGTTATAAGCCAGATTCCGACAGTTTGTTGCAAGAAATTACCGAAGAGGAGATGGAAAACCCGTTGTTTTACCACAGTGAGAAACTAGCAATTGCATTTGGTTTGTTAAAAGCAAAACCAGGTGAAATTCTAAGAATCACCAAGAATTTGCGGGTGTGTAAAGACTGTCACGAGGCGAGTAAACTGATTTCAAAATTCTTCAGACAGGAAATTATCGTGAGAGACAGAAGTCGAtttcatcattttaaagaaggggTTTGTTCTTGTAACGATTACTGGTGA